One window of the Microvirga mediterraneensis genome contains the following:
- a CDS encoding DUF2189 domain-containing protein translates to MANFHIVAGASEAPAHPVVRKITPADLKEALAKGFDDFWAMPSHLVFLGLIYPVVGVCLAALTFSNNALPLLYPLASGFALIGPIAGIGLYEISRRRELGLSTSWQDAFTVLKSPSIPSILALGVLLLVIFLTWLTTARMLYQSIFGYAVPDSYAGLINQVLTTSEGMRLIVWGNILGFVFAVAVLSISVISFPLLLDRDVGAAVAVYTSVKAVAMNPLTMALWGLIVAAALLIGSIPLFVGLAIVMPVLGHATWHLYRRVVEPPHPDDVHPVR, encoded by the coding sequence ATGGCCAATTTTCATATTGTCGCCGGCGCAAGCGAAGCTCCGGCGCATCCGGTTGTCAGAAAGATCACGCCTGCCGATTTAAAGGAGGCCCTGGCAAAGGGCTTCGACGATTTCTGGGCCATGCCGTCGCATCTGGTATTCCTGGGATTGATCTATCCCGTCGTCGGCGTCTGTCTGGCCGCGCTCACCTTCAGCAACAATGCGCTGCCGCTTCTCTATCCCTTGGCTTCGGGCTTCGCGCTGATCGGGCCGATTGCAGGCATCGGTCTCTATGAGATCAGCCGGAGGCGCGAACTCGGCTTGTCGACTTCCTGGCAGGATGCGTTCACTGTTCTGAAGTCGCCTTCGATCCCGTCGATTCTCGCGCTCGGCGTCCTGCTGCTGGTGATCTTCCTGACATGGCTGACGACCGCCCGGATGCTTTACCAATCGATTTTCGGCTATGCGGTGCCCGATTCCTATGCGGGGCTGATCAATCAGGTTCTCACGACGTCGGAGGGCATGCGGCTGATCGTCTGGGGCAACATCCTCGGCTTCGTCTTCGCCGTGGCGGTGCTGAGCATCAGCGTGATCTCGTTCCCGCTTCTTCTGGACCGGGATGTGGGGGCGGCCGTTGCCGTCTACACTTCCGTCAAGGCCGTGGCCATGAACCCGCTCACCATGGCCCTGTGGGGCCTTATCGTCGCCGCTGCCCTCCTCATCGGCTCCATTCCGCTCTTCGTGGGGCTCGCCATCGTGATGCCGGTTCTCGGACACGCGACGTGGCATCTCTATCGCCGGGTCGTGGAGCCACCTCATCCCGATGATGTGCACCCGGTGAGATAG
- a CDS encoding cytochrome C oxidase subunit IV family protein — MAQATAHAQGQQHPIKLYLVVWAWLFVLSACSYFVDYFQVQGLLRYALIVLFMLLKAGLIVAIFMHMAWERLSLVYAILVPISAVLVFVAIMTLEADYTLLSRMIFFGPGP, encoded by the coding sequence ATGGCACAGGCAACCGCACACGCGCAGGGGCAACAACACCCGATCAAGCTCTATCTGGTTGTGTGGGCCTGGCTGTTCGTCCTGAGCGCCTGCTCCTACTTCGTCGATTACTTCCAGGTCCAGGGCCTCCTCCGATACGCCCTGATCGTCCTCTTCATGCTACTGAAGGCCGGCCTCATCGTGGCGATCTTCATGCATATGGCCTGGGAGCGCCTGTCCCTGGTCTATGCCATTCTGGTGCCGATCAGCGCCGTGCTCGTGTTCGTCGCGATCATGACGCTCGAGGCGGATTACACATTGCTGTCACGGATGATCTTCTTCGGACCCGGACCCTGA